From Acinetobacter lwoffii, a single genomic window includes:
- the tnpB gene encoding IS66 family insertion sequence element accessory protein TnpB (TnpB, as the term is used for proteins encoded by IS66 family insertion elements, is considered an accessory protein, since TnpC, encoded by a neighboring gene, is a DDE family transposase.) has product MIRIDEIWLSTQPMDMRAGMDTTMAQVVRAFGYIKPHCAYLFCNKRGHRMKVLVHDGLGIWLCARRLEQGKFHWAQVHQGETVALSPEQLQALIQGLPWQRIGRQQVVTML; this is encoded by the coding sequence ATGATCCGTATCGATGAAATCTGGTTGTCTACCCAGCCCATGGACATGCGAGCAGGAATGGATACGACCATGGCTCAGGTGGTGAGAGCCTTTGGCTACATCAAACCGCATTGTGCTTACCTGTTCTGTAATAAACGTGGCCATCGCATGAAAGTACTGGTGCATGATGGACTGGGGATCTGGCTGTGTGCCCGGCGGCTGGAACAGGGCAAATTTCACTGGGCTCAAGTTCACCAAGGTGAAACCGTGGCCCTCAGCCCGGAACAGTTACAGGCACTGATCCAAGGTTTGCCCTGGCAGCGCATTGGACGACAGCAGGTGGTGACGATGCTTTAA
- a CDS encoding IS66-like element ISAba25 family transposase yields the protein MNTLPDLSQLTHEQLLEFTRQLALQHQSLAQSNQQLDAKVQHLSILNQKYEHELALFKKHKFAQKNEHLTAKQIHLWDEAVEEDIAAVDLELERLNADKTNAATQKAKTNKPKRRPLPDHLHTIRIEHEPASTQCACGCQLRRIGEDVSEKLHFRPAQFYKEQHVRGKWVCDQCDTLTQQAMPAYVIDKGIASPELLSHVLVSKYADHLPLYRQRLIYQRAGIDLSRSTLSDWIGRCGVELEPLANALKEVVLQQRVLHADETPVTIMRMGENNKKPKKGYVWAYATTQYNPVQAVIYDFQDSRSGQHAEEFLKGWQGNLVCDDYSGYKARFKSGQVIEVGCMAHARRKFHELHVTGKSQVAEQALVLIQKLYAIEAELRKKTDGTAEDRREYRQQHSQPVMQQLYEWLNQHQLTVPSSSPTAKAINYTLKRWPALSRYLDDGNLPIDNNWVENQMRPWALGRKNWLFAGSLRSGQRAANIMTLIQSAKLNGLDPYAYLSDVLKRLPTHKVTQIEELLPHCWKPKSN from the coding sequence ATGAATACGCTGCCTGACTTAAGCCAACTGACCCATGAACAACTGCTGGAATTCACCAGGCAGTTGGCGCTGCAGCATCAGTCTCTAGCACAATCAAACCAACAATTGGATGCCAAAGTTCAACATCTTTCTATTCTCAATCAAAAATACGAGCATGAACTGGCGCTGTTTAAAAAGCACAAATTCGCCCAAAAGAATGAACACTTAACGGCAAAACAAATCCATCTGTGGGATGAAGCGGTTGAAGAAGATATTGCCGCGGTTGATCTAGAACTGGAACGGCTAAATGCAGATAAAACCAATGCAGCGACACAGAAAGCCAAAACCAATAAACCTAAACGTCGACCACTGCCAGATCATCTACACACCATCCGTATTGAGCATGAACCTGCATCAACCCAATGTGCTTGTGGCTGCCAACTCCGTCGTATCGGCGAAGATGTCAGTGAAAAACTGCATTTCAGACCGGCACAGTTCTATAAGGAACAGCATGTGCGTGGTAAATGGGTCTGTGATCAGTGTGACACTCTAACTCAGCAAGCGATGCCCGCCTATGTGATTGATAAAGGCATTGCTTCACCTGAATTGCTCAGCCATGTGCTGGTATCGAAGTATGCCGATCATTTGCCGCTGTACCGTCAGCGCCTGATCTATCAGCGGGCTGGCATTGATCTGTCCAGATCCACTTTATCTGACTGGATAGGTCGCTGCGGTGTAGAACTGGAACCTCTGGCCAATGCCTTAAAAGAGGTGGTGCTGCAACAGCGGGTGCTGCATGCAGATGAAACACCGGTCACCATCATGCGGATGGGTGAGAATAATAAAAAACCGAAGAAAGGTTATGTCTGGGCCTATGCCACCACACAGTATAATCCAGTTCAGGCGGTGATCTATGACTTTCAGGATAGTCGTTCAGGCCAGCATGCTGAAGAGTTCTTGAAAGGCTGGCAGGGCAATCTAGTCTGTGATGATTACAGTGGTTATAAAGCACGCTTTAAATCAGGCCAGGTCATTGAGGTGGGCTGCATGGCCCATGCACGTCGTAAATTCCATGAACTGCATGTGACCGGGAAAAGTCAGGTCGCTGAACAGGCCTTAGTGCTGATTCAGAAACTGTATGCGATAGAAGCAGAACTCAGGAAAAAGACCGATGGTACAGCGGAAGACCGCCGCGAATACCGACAACAGCATAGTCAACCAGTGATGCAACAACTATATGAATGGCTCAACCAACATCAACTGACGGTACCATCGAGTTCTCCAACCGCCAAGGCGATCAATTACACTCTGAAGCGTTGGCCAGCCTTAAGCCGCTATCTGGATGATGGCAATTTACCTATAGATAATAATTGGGTTGAGAATCAGATGCGCCCCTGGGCGTTGGGACGTAAGAACTGGCTGTTTGCTGGCTCGCTGCGCAGCGGCCAACGAGCTGCCAATATCATGACTTTAATCCAGTCAGCAAAGCTGAATGGCTTGGATCCGTATGCCTATTTAAGTGATGTGCTGAAAAGGCTGCCGACACATAAAGTGACCCAGATTGAAGAGTTACTGCCACACTGCTGGAAACCTAAATCGAATTAA
- a CDS encoding DEAD/DEAH box helicase family protein: MATMKLQFEDNLDYQRAAIDAVVNLFKGQEITRSEFSVTYRNNDDVNLALFEDTQLGIGNRKLLLDEEIGGNLKSIQLKNGLKPVESLASNDFTVEMETGTGKTYVYLRTIFELNKEYGFTKFIIVVPSIAIKEGVYKTLQITQEHFEGLYPKSKGYEYFLYDSNKPGQVRNFATSSNIQIMVTTVGAINKKDINNLYKPSEDFNDEKPIDFIQATHPIIIVDEPQSVDGGLNGAGKKALDAMNPLCTLRYSATHVDKFNMVYRLDAVDAYEKGLVKQIEVASLEVDSGYNKPYIKLISTHNKNGSISAKVELDIQSGKNIKRQVLTVEDGEPLEDATNRTIYANMQIGTITCGKYESIEVKGAGYDRVLTPGENIGGLDPDDQKRLMIRRTIQEHFEKELRFAANGQKIKVLSLFFIDSVEHYRQYDESGNIVKGKYALMFEEELNRTGFVGDFFI; this comes from the coding sequence ATGGCGACGATGAAATTACAGTTTGAAGATAATCTAGATTATCAACGTGCAGCAATTGATGCGGTAGTGAACTTATTTAAAGGACAGGAAATTACACGTAGTGAATTCTCTGTGACTTACCGTAATAATGATGATGTGAACTTAGCATTATTTGAAGATACTCAGCTCGGTATCGGGAACAGAAAACTTTTATTAGATGAAGAGATTGGGGGCAATCTTAAAAGCATTCAACTTAAAAATGGACTCAAACCTGTTGAAAGTCTAGCGAGTAATGATTTTACCGTAGAGATGGAAACGGGTACAGGAAAGACTTACGTTTATTTACGTACCATATTTGAGCTGAATAAAGAATATGGTTTTACCAAATTTATCATTGTTGTGCCTTCGATCGCCATCAAAGAAGGTGTCTATAAAACCTTACAAATTACACAAGAACATTTTGAAGGTTTATATCCTAAATCCAAAGGGTATGAATATTTCCTCTACGATTCAAACAAACCAGGTCAAGTAAGAAACTTTGCCACGAGTTCTAATATTCAAATCATGGTCACCACAGTTGGTGCAATCAACAAAAAAGACATTAACAACTTATATAAGCCAAGCGAAGATTTCAATGATGAAAAGCCAATTGATTTTATTCAGGCAACTCATCCAATCATTATCGTTGATGAGCCACAAAGTGTGGATGGTGGCTTAAACGGTGCTGGTAAAAAAGCATTAGATGCAATGAATCCGCTATGTACTTTACGTTATTCAGCGACACATGTTGATAAGTTTAATATGGTGTATCGTCTGGATGCTGTAGATGCCTATGAAAAAGGCTTGGTGAAGCAGATTGAAGTAGCATCTTTAGAAGTTGATAGTGGCTATAACAAACCTTACATAAAACTTATATCTACTCATAATAAAAATGGCTCAATTTCTGCGAAAGTTGAACTTGATATTCAAAGTGGTAAAAATATAAAACGTCAAGTATTAACAGTTGAGGATGGAGAACCTTTAGAAGATGCGACCAATCGTACAATCTATGCAAATATGCAAATTGGTACGATTACATGTGGTAAATATGAATCGATAGAAGTTAAAGGCGCAGGTTACGACCGTGTTTTGACACCTGGTGAAAATATCGGTGGCTTAGATCCCGATGATCAGAAACGCTTAATGATTCGTCGTACCATCCAAGAGCATTTTGAAAAGGAATTGCGCTTTGCTGCGAATGGTCAAAAGATTAAAGTCTTGAGTTTATTTTTTATTGATAGTGTAGAGCATTATCGTCAATACGATGAAAGCGGTAACATTGTTAAAGGCAAATATGCCTTGATGTTTGAGGAAGAATTGAACCGTACCGGGTTTGTCGGAGACTTTTTTATTTAA
- a CDS encoding IS3 family transposase (programmed frameshift), which translates to MTKLKYTPEIRERAVQLLIESEKDYPSNWAAITAIAPKIGCTPETLRVWYQKYLDKLNPVKVQQLSDQERIKQLERENKELQRANEILRKAAGFFRPGGARPPTQIMVDFIHNNKELYGVEAICRILPIAPSTYYRTLDLCENPEHRAKRDLHDLHHAEQIKRIWKESSGRYGVRKVWQKLKREGYIIARCTVARLMQKLGIQGVWRGKNKQTTHSRDDQKRADDLVKRNFSADHPDQLWVADFTYIQTNSGWVYTAFIIDVFSRAIVGWKVSTRMNTDMVLDALEQALHDRGMPKNVIHHSDRGVQYLSIRYTNRLEAANLRASVGTTGDSYDNALAETVNGLYKTEVIEYLKADWQGLADVQLATLNWVDWFNKERVHSALGYVPPFDFEAMYYDKINPLGQVA; encoded by the exons ATGACAAAATTAAAATATACCCCTGAAATCAGAGAAAGAGCGGTTCAATTATTGATTGAATCCGAAAAAGATTATCCATCGAATTGGGCTGCGATCACCGCTATTGCTCCCAAGATAGGTTGTACTCCTGAAACACTACGTGTTTGGTATCAAAAATATTTAGATAAACTAAATCCAGTTAAAGTACAGCAGCTTTCAGACCAAGAACGTATCAAACAACTCGAACGCGAAAATAAAGAACTGCAACGCGCCAATGAGATTCTACGTAAAGCAGCCG GCTTTTTTCGCCCAGGCGGAGCTCGACCGCCCACACAAATAATGGTGGATTTTATCCATAATAATAAAGAGCTGTACGGAGTCGAGGCGATTTGTAGAATTTTACCGATCGCACCCTCAACCTATTACCGGACTCTAGATCTCTGCGAAAACCCAGAACATCGAGCAAAGCGAGATCTACATGACTTGCATCATGCTGAACAAATTAAACGAATTTGGAAGGAAAGTTCAGGTCGATATGGTGTACGTAAAGTTTGGCAAAAACTGAAACGTGAAGGCTATATTATTGCACGCTGTACAGTTGCTCGATTGATGCAAAAGCTAGGTATACAAGGTGTTTGGCGAGGTAAGAATAAACAAACTACCCATAGCCGAGATGATCAAAAACGAGCAGATGACTTGGTGAAACGCAATTTTAGTGCTGATCACCCTGACCAGCTGTGGGTCGCTGACTTTACGTATATTCAAACAAATTCAGGCTGGGTCTATACCGCCTTTATTATTGATGTGTTCTCGCGAGCAATTGTTGGATGGAAAGTATCAACACGGATGAATACAGACATGGTGCTCGATGCACTGGAGCAAGCATTGCATGATCGAGGCATGCCAAAGAACGTGATTCATCATAGTGACAGAGGTGTGCAATATCTTTCCATTCGTTATACCAATCGTTTAGAAGCAGCAAATTTACGAGCATCAGTCGGTACGACCGGTGATTCATACGATAATGCTTTGGCTGAAACAGTGAATGGCTTATACAAAACAGAGGTGATTGAATATTTAAAAGCAGATTGGCAAGGTTTAGCGGATGTACAACTTGCGACATTAAATTGGGTAGATTGGTTCAATAAAGAGCGTGTACATAGTGCACTAGGTTATGTGCCACCTTTTGATTTTGAAGCAATGTACTATGATAAAATTAATCCGTTAGGTCAGGTGGCCTAA
- a CDS encoding PspC domain-containing protein: MQFVINNPYRILGLTANASSREVAKRVADLETFAEFGKPKKYSLDLTEIAPLTRTVDTIQQAAKDIENDTDKLVYAFFWFAKVDSVDELAIECIENNQVQKAFEIWDQQISKNENDAKFSWRLNRAVISLFWCQGSNFDTDNFESALKDLGYLTDDHFQDVQGFIFGESNLKIDIEQINKKIIDEILKFISNLEEQPYGAYGIGLLHEFWTFSTSAQDYVQTKLFALCINQIETAIQKSQQLRDTENSSSINQYNGLKEVEDLIYEIDEFSENYKIQNILNEYVEEVRKCSLYANNKLDNRDLAYDLITWAEQLPSYGQVAEEVKVNKEQLIDLIENDKFSKNYSSIAEYMERDINSIEDARKILNIFKQELKQIDIHDDMYYKVSSYCVTKILNFLIDEFNDAHNRLENHQDIAYFLSVAKPVCSLMEIMRTFELVPEVEDRVERNYKNIKEQIEEFENIINKFVKTQNNHQYEPSSYQEPGFYKSDKDIVFSGALGGLAELWGWNAGFLRILFVVVSVFTSIWPGVIAYIVLNMIMPKRN; this comes from the coding sequence TTGCAGTTCGTAATTAATAATCCTTACCGTATTTTGGGGCTTACTGCAAATGCTTCATCAAGAGAAGTAGCAAAAAGAGTAGCTGATTTAGAAACATTTGCTGAGTTTGGTAAGCCAAAAAAATATTCCCTTGATCTAACTGAAATAGCACCTCTTACAAGAACAGTAGATACGATTCAGCAAGCTGCGAAAGATATAGAAAATGATACTGACAAATTGGTATACGCTTTCTTCTGGTTTGCAAAAGTTGATAGTGTTGATGAATTAGCAATTGAATGTATTGAAAACAATCAAGTTCAAAAAGCTTTCGAAATATGGGATCAGCAAATTAGTAAAAATGAAAATGATGCTAAATTTTCATGGCGACTTAATCGAGCTGTTATTTCATTATTTTGGTGCCAAGGTTCAAATTTTGATACTGACAATTTTGAATCAGCGTTGAAAGATTTAGGATATTTAACAGATGACCATTTTCAGGATGTTCAAGGATTTATATTTGGGGAAAGTAATTTAAAAATTGATATAGAACAAATAAATAAAAAAATTATAGATGAGATTCTTAAATTCATAAGTAATTTAGAAGAGCAACCTTATGGTGCATATGGTATTGGCCTATTACATGAGTTTTGGACATTTTCAACAAGTGCACAAGACTATGTACAGACAAAGTTATTTGCACTTTGTATTAATCAGATAGAAACTGCGATCCAAAAGAGTCAGCAGTTGAGGGATACTGAAAATTCAAGTTCTATAAATCAATATAATGGTTTGAAAGAAGTTGAAGACCTGATTTATGAAATAGATGAATTTTCGGAAAATTATAAAATACAAAATATTCTTAATGAGTATGTAGAAGAGGTTAGAAAGTGTTCCCTATATGCAAATAATAAGCTAGATAATCGTGATTTAGCCTATGATTTAATTACATGGGCAGAACAATTACCATCTTATGGACAGGTTGCTGAAGAGGTAAAGGTAAATAAAGAACAACTAATAGATTTAATTGAAAATGATAAATTTTCAAAAAACTACTCATCTATCGCTGAGTATATGGAAAGAGACATTAATTCAATCGAAGATGCTAGAAAAATTTTAAATATCTTTAAACAAGAATTAAAACAGATAGATATACATGATGACATGTATTACAAAGTATCTTCTTATTGTGTGACGAAAATTTTGAACTTTTTAATTGATGAATTTAATGATGCACATAATAGATTGGAAAACCACCAAGATATAGCATATTTCCTGAGTGTGGCTAAGCCTGTATGTAGCTTAATGGAAATAATGAGAACGTTCGAACTTGTGCCTGAGGTGGAGGATCGAGTTGAACGGAATTATAAAAATATTAAAGAACAGATTGAAGAGTTTGAAAATATTATTAATAAATTCGTGAAAACCCAAAATAATCATCAATATGAACCATCATCCTATCAAGAGCCTGGGTTTTATAAGTCAGATAAAGATATTGTATTTAGTGGGGCACTAGGTGGTTTAGCTGAACTTTGGGGATGGAATGCTGGTTTTCTAAGAATTTTGTTTGTTGTAGTTAGCGTATTTACATCTATTTGGCCAGGTGTAATTGCATATATCGTACTTAATATGATCATGCCTAAAAGAAATTAA
- a CDS encoding Hsp70 family protein gives MRQKIDYGIDLGTTNSAIARMEDGEALIYKSDDNQMDTTSSIVAFNKKQTLFVGLSAKNALDKEATSNFKNRKQVDPNGYQEFKRTMGTDHEYNFSNMQRSYTSEELSAEVLKKLKGYIRDEDINSAVITVPAMFRQSQLDATQRAAELAGLKYCELLQEPIAASIAYGMKVNNTNGYWLVFDFGGGTFDAALMHVDEGIMKVVDTEGDNHLGGKNLDNAIVDQLLIPELEKQCELSDTLENESTKKLLQEALKKYAEQTKISLSSKEKIKCDIDDLGDDDDGEEILADFVISLEQYEKVVSPIFQRAIDIVKDVLKRNNLSGRDLESLILVGGPTFQQTLRRMLKEQITEKVDTSIDPMTAVAKGAALFASTKDIPRDLQKRDSSKAQLSLKYPETTVETHENLGIRINRDQSTANLPDTFTLEIIRGDSGWSSGKVIVEGDVEIIELMLNEGKTNQFNIKLSGPDGSNIPCEPSSITIIQGMKIANATLPYSVGIEVYDTVDNKQGVYPLAGLEKNKTLPAKGKGSFKTMKDIRPGVKEDQLLIPIYELSRGNAGSRAILNTFFGKFAITGQDISGFLPAGSEVEVTLNIDASRRGKLSVYLPSLDESFDIVIEPTIEKDVKKEELQKEIVQAKATAQRLANEGNSVAEKQLEQLDEVEQVLNYRGHERSSKEEVKAKLQESLIELDKQEEAGEWPKVKQELQDTLNDLIMQNKRYGNTQTNRLVEESEEHVRKVMAAKDIQSAKKLEGQLSSMAFELQGQDISFWVGAIYYLDESFDEIKWTNRTEAYRGVQNLKQLLNMNPNKDRLEQAVWEVVQLMSPESKAAMQNVNNDLLRR, from the coding sequence ATGCGTCAAAAAATTGATTACGGTATTGATTTAGGAACGACAAATTCAGCAATTGCTCGTATGGAGGATGGTGAAGCATTAATATATAAAAGTGATGATAATCAGATGGATACTACTTCATCTATCGTTGCATTCAATAAAAAACAAACCCTTTTTGTAGGATTGAGTGCAAAAAATGCTTTAGATAAAGAAGCGACTTCTAATTTCAAAAATCGTAAGCAAGTAGATCCAAATGGTTACCAAGAATTTAAAAGAACCATGGGGACAGACCACGAATATAATTTTTCAAATATGCAACGGTCTTATACTTCCGAGGAATTGTCTGCTGAGGTCTTGAAAAAACTGAAAGGTTATATTCGTGATGAGGATATAAATTCTGCAGTAATTACTGTACCTGCAATGTTTAGGCAGAGTCAGTTAGATGCAACACAACGTGCAGCTGAGTTGGCTGGTCTAAAATATTGTGAGTTATTACAAGAGCCAATTGCAGCTTCAATTGCTTATGGAATGAAAGTTAATAATACTAATGGGTATTGGTTGGTCTTCGACTTCGGTGGAGGAACCTTTGATGCGGCATTAATGCATGTTGACGAAGGCATTATGAAAGTCGTGGATACTGAAGGAGATAACCATCTTGGCGGTAAAAATTTAGATAATGCAATTGTCGATCAGTTATTAATTCCAGAATTAGAAAAACAATGTGAATTAAGTGATACGCTTGAAAATGAAAGTACTAAAAAACTCCTTCAAGAAGCATTAAAAAAATATGCGGAACAAACTAAAATTTCATTATCTTCTAAAGAAAAAATAAAATGTGATATTGATGATTTAGGTGATGATGATGATGGGGAAGAAATTTTAGCTGACTTTGTAATTAGCTTAGAGCAGTATGAAAAAGTGGTTAGTCCAATTTTTCAACGTGCCATTGATATTGTTAAAGATGTATTAAAACGTAATAATTTAAGTGGCCGTGATCTAGAGTCACTCATCCTTGTTGGAGGCCCAACCTTCCAACAGACTTTGCGTCGAATGTTAAAAGAGCAAATTACAGAAAAGGTTGATACAAGTATTGACCCGATGACAGCAGTGGCAAAAGGTGCTGCATTATTTGCCTCTACAAAAGATATTCCAAGAGATCTACAAAAACGTGATAGTTCAAAAGCACAATTAAGCCTGAAATATCCGGAAACCACTGTAGAAACGCATGAAAATTTAGGTATTCGCATTAATCGTGATCAGTCTACAGCTAATTTACCGGATACGTTTACTTTAGAAATTATTCGTGGTGATAGTGGTTGGTCTTCTGGGAAAGTGATCGTTGAAGGTGATGTAGAAATTATAGAACTCATGTTAAATGAGGGTAAGACCAACCAATTTAACATTAAATTATCTGGACCTGATGGTTCAAATATACCGTGTGAACCAAGTTCAATTACCATCATTCAAGGGATGAAAATTGCTAATGCAACTCTACCTTATAGTGTTGGGATTGAAGTCTATGACACAGTGGATAACAAACAGGGTGTTTATCCACTTGCAGGATTAGAAAAAAATAAAACGTTACCTGCTAAGGGTAAAGGTTCTTTCAAGACCATGAAAGATATTCGACCTGGTGTTAAGGAAGATCAACTTTTGATACCAATTTATGAATTGAGTCGAGGGAATGCAGGATCTAGAGCAATTTTAAATACATTCTTCGGTAAATTTGCTATCACGGGTCAAGATATTTCAGGTTTTCTTCCTGCGGGTAGTGAGGTGGAAGTAACCTTAAATATTGATGCTTCACGCCGAGGAAAATTATCGGTTTACCTTCCGTCATTAGATGAAAGTTTTGATATTGTGATTGAGCCGACAATTGAAAAAGACGTGAAGAAAGAAGAATTACAGAAAGAGATTGTTCAGGCAAAAGCAACAGCACAACGCCTTGCAAATGAAGGTAACAGTGTTGCAGAGAAACAGCTCGAACAGTTAGATGAAGTAGAACAAGTTCTGAATTATCGTGGTCATGAACGCTCAAGTAAGGAAGAAGTGAAAGCTAAACTTCAAGAGTCTTTGATTGAGTTAGATAAGCAAGAAGAAGCTGGCGAGTGGCCAAAAGTAAAGCAAGAGCTTCAAGATACGCTTAATGACCTAATCATGCAAAATAAGCGTTACGGTAATACTCAGACGAATCGTCTTGTTGAAGAGTCTGAAGAGCATGTCCGTAAAGTGATGGCTGCCAAAGATATTCAATCTGCAAAGAAGTTAGAGGGTCAATTGTCTTCTATGGCATTTGAGCTACAAGGACAAGATATTAGTTTCTGGGTAGGTGCTATCTATTATCTCGATGAAAGTTTTGATGAAATTAAATGGACAAACCGTACAGAAGCATATCGTGGTGTACAAAACCTCAAACAATTGCTTAATATGAATCCTAATAAAGATCGTCTTGAGCAGGCTGTCTGGGAAGTTGTGCAATTGATGAGCCCTGAAAGTAAAGCAGCTATGCAAAATGTTAATAATGACCTATTGAGACGTTAA
- a CDS encoding AAA family ATPase, whose translation MKRVGTFPKKSVIQDQYQVQIYLGEHDCCEVYRVVDLNSHELKLMKVIQNNFLANIDIDLLKENLYQASLFVHPNLMIQSELKNFISDGVKYYYFLNDYLKGESLENLAERKLKLTVTESLDILLPILEALEYLGHHKKIHKFIDPSYIYLDYSSEKKQSFLCLVKVNQFFDGSKKSIALAYQSSANNIKECDAEGDLFAWMVVLYKCITGVHPWNYDIDWEEQTANIIKKRIVIHRMSYPSTPLSFYKKIYEKADDIFGCILDGDQIKAKLSINALKSNLLTVFDSSWNDWDSKAHKNLTLEKNSKKSNENNTSRKGLEKVAGMSDLKKQLDVDVIQSLRQIEKYQKYGIEPLNGILLYGPPGCGKTFIARCLAEEIGYSYFEIKPSDLASVYIHGTQEKIAKLFKEAEQEKPSLIFIDEIDAVLPNRNEGNLNHHHLSEVNEFLAQISNCNEKGIIIIGATNRPKAIDSAMLRTGRLEKHIYIGFPDFNARLDMLKQYIENRPFSEDLDLFNVAILTVGYTSSDLKYIVNETAKMALKKDSKITDEFFKEVIEKYKPSVKNDDSFSQF comes from the coding sequence ATGAAACGAGTCGGTACATTTCCTAAAAAATCTGTAATCCAAGACCAATATCAAGTTCAGATTTACTTAGGTGAACATGATTGTTGTGAAGTGTATCGAGTCGTGGATTTAAACTCTCATGAGCTTAAGCTGATGAAAGTTATTCAAAATAATTTTCTAGCCAATATTGATATTGATTTATTAAAAGAAAATTTGTATCAAGCATCTTTGTTCGTACATCCAAATTTGATGATACAGTCTGAATTAAAAAACTTTATAAGTGATGGGGTTAAGTATTATTACTTTTTAAATGATTATCTTAAAGGCGAATCACTTGAAAATTTAGCAGAGCGAAAATTAAAACTCACAGTTACGGAAAGTTTAGATATTTTATTACCGATTTTAGAGGCATTGGAATATTTGGGCCATCACAAGAAGATTCACAAATTCATAGATCCGAGTTATATATACTTGGATTACAGCTCAGAAAAAAAACAAAGTTTTTTATGTTTGGTTAAAGTAAATCAATTTTTTGATGGTTCAAAGAAAAGTATAGCTTTAGCATATCAATCCAGTGCCAATAATATTAAAGAATGTGATGCAGAAGGTGATCTTTTTGCATGGATGGTCGTTTTATACAAGTGTATTACTGGTGTGCATCCTTGGAATTATGATATTGACTGGGAAGAGCAAACAGCTAATATTATAAAAAAACGGATAGTGATACATCGTATGAGTTATCCATCTACGCCTTTATCTTTTTATAAAAAAATATATGAAAAAGCGGATGATATATTTGGTTGTATTTTAGATGGCGACCAAATAAAAGCAAAACTAAGTATAAATGCTCTTAAATCCAATTTGCTGACAGTATTTGATTCATCTTGGAACGATTGGGACTCCAAAGCACATAAGAATCTTACATTAGAAAAGAATTCGAAAAAATCTAATGAAAATAATACATCTAGAAAAGGCTTAGAAAAAGTTGCAGGTATGAGTGACCTGAAAAAACAATTGGATGTGGATGTTATACAATCGCTAAGGCAAATTGAAAAATATCAAAAATATGGTATTGAGCCATTAAATGGGATACTGTTATATGGTCCACCTGGTTGTGGTAAGACATTTATTGCGAGATGTTTAGCTGAAGAAATAGGTTATTCATATTTTGAAATAAAACCTTCAGATTTAGCTAGTGTTTATATACACGGAACTCAAGAAAAAATTGCAAAATTATTCAAGGAAGCTGAACAGGAAAAACCTTCATTAATTTTTATTGATGAGATAGATGCTGTGTTACCAAATAGGAATGAGGGTAATTTGAATCACCATCATCTAAGTGAGGTCAATGAATTTTTAGCGCAAATTTCAAATTGTAATGAGAAAGGAATTATTATTATTGGAGCAACAAATCGACCTAAAGCGATAGACTCAGCAATGTTAAGAACAGGTCGATTAGAAAAACATATTTATATAGGTTTCCCGGACTTTAATGCTCGTCTAGATATGCTAAAACAGTATATCGAAAATAGACCATTTTCTGAGGATTTAGATCTTTTTAATGTAGCTATTTTAACGGTTGGTTACACTTCTAGTGATCTTAAATATATAGTAAATGAGACTGCTAAAATGGCATTGAAAAAAGATAGCAAAATTACGGATGAATTTTTTAAAGAGGTTATTGAAAAGTATAAACCATCTGTAAAAAATGATGATAGTTTCAGTCAGTTTTAA